A genome region from Streptomyces antimycoticus includes the following:
- a CDS encoding phage tail sheath family protein encodes MPTPAGYPGVYIEELPSSVRTIASVTTSVTAFVGHTRRGPLNTPVRITSFADFERRFGGLTSQSAVGYAVHQFFGNGGTVAVVVRVTKAGTGKAACVTLDSTEGHSACPVLEVHAKEPGHWGSGLRLAVDYDTPCPEETFNLHVLDARGTSRESFTNLSMDPAHGRHAETVINAGSALIRVKAVGEGRPDPSGTVSKPFAGELPDLAVELTVKIGEVERAFTLYDPDCDGEAPCDVTELALLLERKLRALPDAPGKHAFAGTEVTAFGRRLQVVAGSIDPDDVVRFLGECANDLGLEASVNPPVFPLSGGEDGAPPGPRDLIGSEADKTGLQALRDIEDVNLLSLPELAAYESVGDMVTVLSAADRLCRERRIFLLVDAPSAWGSVDAARAGIGAFEPVRSDHAALYFPQLRLTDPLTGRLRAFPPSGALAGVIARTDGERGVWKAPAGTEARLAGVYSLGVQLTDRENGLLNPLGINCLRTFPVVGPLVWGARTLRGADALDSEWKYVPVRRLALHIEESLRRGLQWVVFEPNTEQLWQQIRLNASGYLHTLFEKGAFKGGTPRQAYFVKCDKDTTTDEDIANGIVNVVVGIAPVKPAEFVIVKIQQMAGQFEI; translated from the coding sequence ATGCCGACGCCCGCGGGCTATCCCGGTGTCTACATCGAAGAGCTTCCCAGCAGTGTCCGTACCATCGCCTCGGTCACCACCTCGGTGACCGCGTTCGTGGGCCACACCCGGCGGGGCCCGCTGAACACCCCGGTGCGCATCACCAGTTTCGCCGACTTCGAGCGCCGCTTCGGGGGGCTGACCTCGCAGAGCGCGGTCGGCTACGCGGTGCACCAGTTCTTCGGCAACGGCGGCACCGTGGCGGTCGTCGTCCGCGTGACCAAGGCCGGCACCGGCAAGGCCGCCTGCGTCACCCTCGACTCCACCGAGGGCCACAGCGCGTGCCCCGTGCTGGAGGTGCACGCCAAGGAGCCCGGCCACTGGGGCTCGGGGCTGCGGCTGGCCGTCGACTACGACACCCCGTGCCCGGAGGAGACCTTCAACCTCCATGTGCTCGACGCCCGGGGCACCTCCCGGGAGTCCTTCACCAACCTGTCCATGGACCCCGCCCACGGCCGCCACGCCGAGACCGTGATCAACGCCGGATCGGCGCTGATCCGGGTCAAGGCCGTCGGCGAGGGCCGGCCGGACCCCTCGGGCACGGTCTCCAAGCCGTTCGCGGGCGAACTCCCCGATCTGGCCGTCGAGCTGACGGTCAAGATCGGCGAGGTGGAGCGCGCGTTCACCCTGTACGACCCGGACTGCGACGGCGAGGCTCCGTGCGACGTCACCGAGCTGGCCCTGCTCCTGGAGCGCAAGCTCCGCGCACTGCCCGACGCGCCCGGCAAGCACGCCTTCGCGGGCACCGAGGTCACCGCCTTCGGCCGCCGCCTCCAGGTCGTCGCCGGCTCCATCGACCCCGACGACGTGGTGCGCTTCCTGGGAGAATGCGCCAATGACCTCGGCCTGGAGGCCTCGGTCAACCCGCCGGTCTTCCCGCTGTCCGGCGGCGAGGACGGCGCCCCGCCCGGCCCCCGCGACCTCATCGGCAGCGAGGCGGACAAGACCGGCCTGCAGGCGCTGCGCGACATCGAGGACGTCAACCTGCTGTCGCTGCCCGAGCTCGCCGCGTACGAGTCCGTCGGCGACATGGTCACCGTGCTGTCGGCGGCCGACCGGCTGTGCCGGGAGCGGCGGATCTTCCTGCTCGTCGACGCGCCCTCCGCCTGGGGCAGCGTGGACGCGGCCCGCGCCGGGATCGGCGCCTTCGAGCCGGTCCGCAGCGACCACGCGGCGCTGTACTTCCCGCAGTTGCGGCTCACCGACCCGCTCACCGGGCGGCTGCGCGCCTTCCCGCCCTCCGGGGCGCTCGCGGGCGTCATCGCCCGTACGGACGGCGAGCGCGGCGTGTGGAAGGCGCCGGCCGGGACTGAGGCGCGGCTGGCCGGGGTGTACTCGCTCGGCGTCCAGCTCACCGACCGCGAGAACGGACTGCTCAACCCGCTGGGCATCAACTGCCTGCGCACCTTCCCGGTGGTCGGCCCGCTGGTCTGGGGCGCCCGCACGCTGCGGGGGGCCGACGCGCTCGACAGCGAATGGAAGTACGTCCCGGTACGGCGGCTGGCGCTGCATATCGAGGAGAGCCTGCGCCGCGGACTGCAATGGGTCGTTTTCGAACCCAATACCGAGCAGTTGTGGCAGCAGATCCGACTGAACGCCTCCGGCTATCTGCACACGCTGTTCGAGAAGGGCGCGTTCAAAGGTGGCACTCCGCGTCAGGCGTACTTCGTCAAGTGCGACAAGGACACGACGACGGACGAGGACATCGCCAACGGCATCGTGAATGTCGTGGTCGGTATTGCGCCGGTCAAGCCCGCGGAGTTCGTGATCGTCAAGATCCAGCAGATGGCCGGACAGTTCGAGATTTAG
- a CDS encoding ATP-binding protein: MACFGLSTFERQLVLLAAAAELDPTAAARCAAASGDPTRTYPTFSLALAALDEPHWSALTPVSPLRRWRLTELDDETRLTTSRLRIDERILHFLAGSPYLDARLHGLLRRAQTPQTLPASYGRAADRVAAGWNESRPEAPLRVELVGGDLTTRTDIAATAARRTGLALYVMASDDVPTDAAERDRLARLWQREAVLLPAALLLEVGEMDREQTAATDAFIDAAAVPLVVSSPDPRPTGRPRGERVTVPGLDDTEQLALWADAFADIPRIRKSHLRSLVAQFQLPPHVIRSAAAAVLRDLPDADTDADTDALDPTELAWRAGLIEARIGLDELGRRIEPEAAWDDLVLADHQSRILREVVAHVRQRATVHQEWGFAATLRRGLGVTALFAGGSGTGKTLAAEVMAKELGLDLFIIDLSQVVSKYIGETEKNLRKVFDAAERGGALLLFDEADALFGKRSEVKDSHDRYANLEVSYLLMRMEAYRGLAILTTNMKKALDPAFMRRIRFVVDFPFPGESERAEIWRRVLPAQAPMKDIDPQRLAQLTVAGGSIRNIALSGAFLAAEEGDRLQMRHMLAAARTEYQKLDRSLTPSEVHGWV; encoded by the coding sequence GTGGCCTGCTTCGGCCTCAGCACCTTCGAGCGCCAGCTCGTCCTGCTGGCTGCGGCCGCCGAACTGGACCCCACCGCCGCCGCGCGGTGCGCTGCCGCCAGCGGCGACCCGACCCGTACGTACCCCACCTTCTCGCTCGCCCTCGCCGCGCTCGACGAACCGCACTGGAGCGCGCTCACCCCCGTCTCCCCGCTCCGCCGCTGGCGCCTGACGGAGCTCGACGACGAGACCCGGCTCACCACCTCCCGGCTGCGGATCGACGAGCGCATCCTGCACTTCCTGGCCGGATCGCCCTACCTCGACGCCCGGCTGCACGGTCTGCTGCGCCGCGCGCAGACCCCGCAAACCCTGCCCGCCTCCTACGGCCGCGCGGCGGACCGGGTGGCCGCGGGCTGGAACGAGTCCCGCCCGGAGGCCCCGCTGCGCGTGGAGCTCGTCGGCGGCGACCTCACCACCCGTACCGACATCGCCGCCACGGCCGCCCGCCGCACCGGACTCGCCCTGTACGTCATGGCCTCTGACGACGTCCCCACCGACGCGGCCGAACGCGACCGCCTCGCCCGCCTCTGGCAGCGCGAGGCCGTCCTGCTGCCCGCGGCGCTCCTGCTGGAGGTCGGCGAGATGGACCGGGAACAGACCGCCGCCACCGACGCGTTCATCGACGCCGCCGCCGTGCCCCTCGTCGTCTCCAGCCCGGACCCGCGCCCGACCGGCCGCCCGCGCGGTGAGCGCGTCACCGTGCCCGGGCTGGACGACACCGAACAACTCGCCCTCTGGGCGGACGCCTTCGCCGACATCCCGCGGATCCGGAAGAGCCATCTGCGGTCGCTGGTCGCCCAGTTCCAGCTGCCGCCGCATGTCATCCGCTCCGCGGCCGCCGCCGTACTCCGTGACCTCCCCGACGCGGACACGGACGCCGACACGGACGCACTCGACCCCACCGAACTCGCCTGGCGGGCCGGGCTCATCGAGGCGCGCATCGGTCTGGACGAACTGGGCCGGCGGATCGAACCGGAGGCCGCCTGGGACGATCTGGTGCTCGCCGACCACCAGTCGCGGATCCTGCGCGAGGTCGTCGCCCATGTGCGGCAGCGCGCCACCGTCCACCAGGAGTGGGGCTTCGCCGCGACACTCCGCCGGGGCCTCGGCGTCACCGCCCTGTTCGCGGGCGGCTCCGGCACCGGCAAGACCCTCGCCGCCGAGGTGATGGCCAAGGAGCTGGGCCTGGACCTCTTCATCATCGACCTCTCCCAGGTGGTCAGCAAATATATCGGCGAGACCGAGAAGAACCTGCGCAAGGTCTTCGACGCCGCCGAGCGCGGTGGCGCACTGCTCCTCTTCGACGAGGCGGACGCGCTGTTCGGCAAGCGCAGCGAGGTCAAGGACAGCCACGACCGGTACGCCAACCTGGAGGTCAGCTATCTGCTGATGCGCATGGAGGCGTACCGGGGCCTGGCCATTCTCACCACCAACATGAAGAAGGCCCTCGACCCGGCCTTCATGCGCCGGATCCGTTTCGTCGTCGACTTCCCCTTCCCCGGCGAGAGCGAGCGCGCCGAGATCTGGCGCCGGGTGCTCCCCGCCCAGGCGCCGATGAAGGACATCGACCCCCAGCGCCTCGCCCAACTCACCGTGGCGGGCGGCTCGATCCGCAACATCGCGCTCTCGGGCGCCTTCCTCGCGGCCGAGGAGGGCGACCGCCTCCAGATGCGCCACATGCTGGCGGCGGCGCGCACCGAGTACCAGAAGCTGGACCGTTCGCTCACGCCCTCGGAGGTCCACGGATGGGTCTGA
- a CDS encoding eCIS core domain-containing protein, whose product MSNTPSATQDDRASQSAKRRKRKERTGKARAPEPKDIVSGAGQPLDPSVRRDLEEQLGHDLGQVRLHTDRDAGHLTELLGADAVAVGQDIFFRENTYRPGTTDGQRLLAHELLHTVQNPHGLGALRAGRDLGAVSLPQDAMEREAEGAARELVRGGRPDTETEPQTSATPGWLRYATVDADRNRMEKLDPATLVDRLANGVIRSLRGDPEDRSKRTRMQLARMPDEVQDAVLDRLETRLLSSEHERVLDFVDEIEADDDLERESLAAPDVEPDSVEELLFERETGRRRAEERREEEQRPAPAPGPEKDEHAEEGAPGSTPQNRGGAPEQEGHGGSQEQRPGADAGREGGSASSGGKSGGAASAAPAAAPPSQQPSSSSPSGGKSGDGQQGGEKKAEGAEKEKQGKEGEGKEGQEQQGVATASKEESAAKNRPGAADALVAGQQLKQQDKRGADKPTGSPTVSGKDTQPPGAFSTLDGVRAQDLDGPEERAEEDPFGSGSESEVEVGGEEKSAWDTKLQPEDFLPEQDLDVSGVPTADTLDPPRPPPLPSRRSPPHR is encoded by the coding sequence ATGAGCAACACACCGTCCGCCACCCAGGACGACCGCGCGTCCCAGTCCGCCAAGCGCCGCAAGCGCAAGGAGCGGACCGGTAAGGCCCGTGCGCCCGAGCCCAAGGACATCGTCAGCGGCGCGGGACAGCCCCTCGACCCGAGCGTCCGGCGCGACCTCGAGGAACAGCTCGGCCACGACCTCGGCCAGGTCCGCCTGCACACCGACCGCGACGCCGGCCACCTCACCGAACTGCTGGGCGCGGACGCGGTGGCGGTCGGCCAGGACATCTTCTTCCGCGAGAACACCTACCGCCCTGGCACGACGGACGGCCAACGGCTCCTCGCCCACGAACTGCTGCACACCGTCCAGAACCCCCACGGCCTCGGCGCCCTGCGCGCGGGCCGCGATCTGGGCGCGGTGAGCCTTCCGCAGGACGCGATGGAGCGCGAGGCTGAGGGCGCGGCGCGTGAGCTGGTCCGCGGTGGGCGGCCGGACACCGAGACCGAGCCGCAGACGTCCGCGACCCCGGGCTGGCTCCGCTACGCCACGGTCGACGCCGACCGCAACCGCATGGAGAAGCTGGACCCGGCGACGCTGGTCGACCGCCTGGCCAACGGTGTGATCCGCTCCCTGCGCGGCGACCCCGAGGACCGCTCCAAGCGCACCCGTATGCAACTGGCCCGGATGCCGGACGAGGTGCAGGACGCCGTCCTCGACCGGCTGGAGACCAGGCTCCTCAGCTCGGAGCACGAGCGGGTGCTCGACTTCGTCGACGAGATCGAGGCGGACGACGACCTGGAGCGGGAGTCGCTGGCCGCCCCCGACGTCGAGCCGGACTCGGTCGAGGAGCTGCTGTTCGAGCGCGAGACGGGGCGGCGGAGGGCGGAGGAGCGGCGCGAGGAGGAGCAGCGCCCCGCGCCCGCGCCGGGTCCGGAGAAGGACGAGCACGCGGAGGAGGGCGCGCCGGGCAGTACGCCGCAGAACCGTGGGGGCGCGCCCGAGCAGGAGGGCCACGGAGGGAGCCAGGAACAGAGGCCGGGCGCGGACGCGGGGCGCGAGGGCGGAAGCGCTTCGTCGGGTGGGAAGTCGGGCGGTGCGGCCTCGGCGGCACCGGCCGCCGCGCCCCCGTCCCAGCAGCCGTCGTCGTCCTCGCCGTCGGGCGGGAAGTCCGGGGACGGGCAGCAGGGTGGCGAGAAGAAGGCCGAGGGCGCCGAGAAGGAAAAGCAGGGGAAGGAGGGGGAGGGGAAGGAAGGGCAGGAGCAGCAGGGCGTCGCGACCGCGAGCAAGGAGGAGTCGGCGGCCAAGAACCGTCCGGGCGCGGCCGATGCGCTCGTGGCGGGCCAGCAGCTGAAGCAGCAGGACAAGCGGGGCGCGGACAAACCCACCGGTTCGCCGACGGTATCGGGCAAGGACACCCAGCCGCCCGGCGCGTTCTCCACCCTCGACGGCGTACGCGCCCAGGATCTGGACGGCCCGGAGGAGCGGGCCGAGGAGGATCCGTTCGGCTCCGGCAGCGAGTCGGAGGTCGAGGTCGGGGGCGAGGAGAAGAGCGCCTGGGACACCAAGCTCCAGCCGGAGGACTTCCTGCCGGAGCAGGACCTCGATGTGTCCGGCGTACCGACCGCGGACACGCTCGACCCCCCTCGTCCGCCACCCCTCCCGTCCCGTCGTTCCCCGCCCCACCGGTGA
- a CDS encoding DUF6817 domain-containing protein has protein sequence MPAAPPPAAADRAVTLLRRLGAARIAHPGGTLLAHLQRVRARLAAWGARPELQLAGLCHAFYGTDGFPVTLLPLGRRGELVAVIGAEAEAIVYLYASCDRKATCRALGDADVVFHDRFTGRAYTLEPRLLRDFAELSAANELDLARRDPALRERRGPELLALFTHFRPLLSRPAWLDGRAVLAPSPLAHD, from the coding sequence GTGCCTGCTGCTCCCCCTCCTGCCGCCGCCGACCGGGCCGTCACACTTCTGCGCCGGCTCGGCGCCGCGCGCATCGCCCACCCCGGCGGCACCCTCCTCGCCCACCTCCAGCGCGTACGGGCCCGGCTCGCCGCCTGGGGAGCCCGTCCGGAACTCCAACTCGCCGGGCTGTGCCACGCGTTCTACGGAACCGACGGCTTCCCCGTGACCCTGCTGCCCCTCGGGCGTCGCGGCGAGCTCGTGGCGGTGATCGGCGCGGAGGCCGAGGCCATCGTGTACCTCTACGCGAGCTGCGACCGTAAGGCCACGTGTCGGGCGCTCGGGGATGCCGACGTGGTCTTCCACGACCGTTTCACCGGCCGTGCGTACACCCTGGAACCCCGGCTGCTCCGGGACTTCGCCGAGCTGTCGGCCGCCAATGAACTCGACCTCGCCCGCCGGGACCCCGCCCTGCGGGAACGCCGTGGGCCCGAGCTCCTCGCCCTGTTCACCCACTTCCGCCCGCTGCTCAGCCGGCCGGCCTGGCTGGACGGGCGCGCGGTCCTCGCGCCGTCGCCCCTCGCGCACGACTGA
- a CDS encoding T4 family baseplate hub assembly chaperone, giving the protein MGNTGPAELLAIWEAGLAHHGPGRALLLHRAARPESAADELLSLPVGQREADLYALRRALFGERMQIRAECGACGEAMEFDLDARDLGVRPRERDGPLRVEEGEWTVEFRLPTVADLDAAAHAVAGADGRAVAGVGGRAASGVGGAGDGLLGEDVGVGGPVAAEGGEAAEAFMAAEGGDAAVASTAAARARRALLARCLVSVHRAGQPVPADRLPVAELPEPVQRKLAEAAERADPAADVTLNVACPECGEATRAELDIASYLWAELDHWARDLLLDVHLLATAYGWSEPQILALSPLRRRYYLELCADG; this is encoded by the coding sequence ATGGGGAACACGGGGCCCGCGGAGCTGCTGGCCATCTGGGAGGCGGGGCTGGCGCACCACGGCCCCGGCCGCGCCCTGCTGCTGCACCGGGCGGCCCGCCCGGAGTCCGCCGCGGACGAACTGCTGTCGCTGCCGGTGGGCCAGCGCGAGGCGGACCTGTACGCCCTGCGGCGCGCGCTCTTCGGCGAGCGGATGCAGATCCGGGCCGAGTGCGGCGCGTGCGGCGAGGCCATGGAGTTCGACCTCGACGCCCGCGACCTGGGGGTGCGCCCGCGGGAGCGGGACGGGCCGCTCCGGGTGGAGGAGGGCGAGTGGACGGTCGAGTTCCGGCTGCCCACCGTCGCCGACCTCGACGCGGCCGCGCACGCGGTGGCCGGAGCGGACGGGCGTGCGGTGGCCGGAGTGGGCGGGCGTGCGGCGTCCGGAGTGGGCGGGGCCGGGGACGGACTTCTGGGTGAGGACGTGGGTGTGGGCGGGCCGGTGGCCGCGGAGGGCGGCGAGGCCGCCGAAGCGTTCATGGCCGCGGAGGGCGGCGACGCCGCCGTTGCCTCCACGGCCGCAGCCCGCGCCCGGCGGGCCCTGCTCGCCCGTTGCCTCGTCTCCGTACACCGTGCGGGGCAGCCCGTCCCGGCCGACCGCCTCCCGGTGGCCGAACTGCCCGAGCCGGTGCAGCGGAAGCTCGCCGAGGCCGCCGAACGCGCCGACCCGGCGGCCGATGTGACGCTCAACGTCGCCTGCCCCGAATGCGGTGAGGCCACCCGGGCCGAGCTGGATATCGCCTCCTACCTGTGGGCCGAACTCGACCACTGGGCACGGGACCTGCTCCTCGATGTCCACCTGCTCGCCACCGCATACGGCTGGAGCGAGCCTCAGATCCTGGCGCTCAGCCCGCTGCGGCGCCGCTACTACCTGGAGCTGTGCGCAGATGGCTGA
- a CDS encoding sporulation protein, with product MVFKRLLGSLGVGGPTVDTVLDPGPVRPGGPLTGQVHLRGGTADFEIEQITLELVARVEDEHGEEEREGVVLFDRFTVGGGFRLAEGEQRSLPFTAHLPWETPITELYGQPLGIILGVRTGLEIAGAKDKGDLDQLTVAPLPVQEAVLEALGQLGFGFKSADLELGHVGGTGQRLPFYQEIELTPAPQYAHAINELEVTFLASPGGMDVVLEADKRGGLFSAGEDALTLFTVGHEDVEHRDWNTEVDGWIRHLVERRAAYGSSGSYDSYGHGEYGAPGYGHHDGHGHGHGDHHHDGGRRSGPSTAAIVGGVAAGVAVGVVGGMVAAEVVDEIGDAFEDEEDED from the coding sequence ATGGTGTTCAAACGACTGCTCGGCTCGCTCGGTGTCGGCGGGCCCACCGTGGACACGGTGCTGGACCCCGGCCCGGTGCGCCCCGGCGGGCCGCTGACCGGTCAGGTCCATCTCCGGGGCGGCACGGCGGACTTCGAGATCGAGCAGATCACGCTGGAGCTGGTGGCCCGGGTGGAGGACGAGCACGGCGAGGAGGAGCGGGAAGGGGTCGTCCTCTTCGACCGCTTCACCGTCGGCGGCGGCTTCCGGCTCGCCGAGGGCGAGCAGCGCAGCCTCCCGTTCACGGCCCACCTCCCCTGGGAGACGCCGATCACCGAGCTGTACGGGCAGCCGCTGGGCATCATCCTCGGGGTCCGCACCGGGCTGGAGATCGCGGGCGCGAAGGACAAGGGCGACCTCGACCAGCTGACCGTGGCTCCGCTGCCGGTCCAGGAGGCCGTTCTGGAGGCGCTGGGCCAGCTCGGTTTCGGCTTCAAGTCCGCCGATCTGGAACTGGGCCATGTCGGCGGCACCGGGCAGCGGCTGCCGTTCTACCAGGAGATCGAGCTCACCCCGGCCCCTCAGTACGCCCACGCCATCAACGAGCTCGAGGTGACCTTCCTGGCGAGCCCGGGCGGTATGGACGTCGTCCTGGAGGCCGACAAGCGCGGCGGGCTCTTCTCCGCGGGAGAGGACGCCCTGACGCTCTTCACCGTCGGCCATGAGGACGTCGAGCACCGCGACTGGAACACCGAGGTCGACGGCTGGATCCGCCACCTCGTCGAACGGCGCGCCGCGTACGGCTCGTCCGGCTCCTACGACTCCTATGGCCACGGTGAGTACGGCGCGCCCGGCTACGGCCATCACGACGGTCACGGCCACGGCCATGGGGACCACCACCATGACGGGGGGCGGCGCTCCGGCCCGAGCACCGCGGCGATCGTCGGGGGCGTCGCGGCGGGTGTCGCGGTCGGCGTCGTCGGCGGAATGGTCGCCGCGGAGGTCGTCGACGAGATCGGCGACGCCTTCGAGGACGAGGAGGACGAGGACTGA
- a CDS encoding MBL fold metallo-hydrolase, producing the protein MTPPPDGAAEFLFVGNATLLIRYGALTLLTDPNFLHRGQYAYLGKGLMSRRLTEPALAVSDIPSDLDAVVLSHLHGDHWDRVARRRLDHSLPIITTPHASRRLQGVHGFSRATGLPTWHDQVLVKDHSQVRVTALPGRHAPGRWQKLLPPVMGSLLDFGEPGQPPRLRVYITGDTLMFPGIHEIARRYPEVHLAVVHLGGTRLPGGLIVTMDALQGAGLVKAVRPERVLPVHYDDYAAFSSPLSAFLEESRSPDFPSTVVHCPRGERVTVNAQGVVATP; encoded by the coding sequence ATGACGCCTCCGCCGGACGGCGCCGCCGAGTTCCTCTTCGTCGGCAACGCCACCCTCCTCATCCGCTACGGTGCGCTGACGCTGCTCACCGACCCGAACTTCCTGCACCGGGGCCAGTACGCCTATCTGGGCAAGGGGCTGATGTCCCGGCGGCTGACCGAGCCCGCCCTGGCGGTCTCCGACATACCGTCCGACCTGGACGCCGTGGTGCTCTCGCACCTGCACGGCGACCACTGGGACCGGGTGGCGCGCCGGCGGCTGGACCACTCACTGCCCATCATCACCACCCCGCACGCCTCCCGGCGGCTGCAGGGCGTCCATGGATTCAGCCGGGCGACCGGGCTGCCCACCTGGCACGATCAGGTCCTGGTGAAGGATCACAGCCAGGTCCGGGTCACCGCACTGCCGGGCAGACACGCCCCCGGCCGGTGGCAGAAGCTGCTGCCACCGGTGATGGGAAGCCTGCTGGACTTCGGCGAGCCCGGGCAGCCTCCTCGGCTGCGGGTCTACATCACCGGCGACACGCTGATGTTCCCGGGCATCCATGAGATCGCCCGGCGCTACCCGGAGGTGCATCTCGCCGTGGTCCACCTGGGCGGCACCCGGCTTCCGGGCGGGCTCATCGTGACCATGGACGCGCTCCAGGGGGCGGGGCTGGTCAAGGCCGTACGGCCGGAGCGGGTGCTGCCGGTGCACTACGACGACTACGCCGCCTTCAGCTCCCCGCTCTCCGCGTTCCTGGAGGAGAGCCGGAGCCCGGACTTCCCGTCCACGGTGGTCCACTGCCCCCGCGGGGAGCGCGTCACCGTGAACGCGCAAGGGGTGGTTGCGACGCCGTGA
- a CDS encoding DUF4255 domain-containing protein, with translation MSNGLAFATVTQALALLIANNLRPEIDIAVTVDTRRPPTEPPTEPTINIFLYQVTPNASLRSTDLPTRASDGTLLKRPAAAMDLHYLISAYGEESELVGQRLIGSVVRTLHEIPMLPKDVIEEAARRSYLTGSDLAESLQRVRFTPTQMDVDETSKLWGMLYQTPYVLSVCYQGSLVLIEGREQPVPAKPVERPAVRVLPFGAPGAPEPPTLPGADPQRPEEPARAEAAAEDETAAPAKPAQKRSAAAKTAAAKTPAAKTAAAKTAKAAATKSAASKTTKTAAAKSAASPARTRKPTPRRPGGRSEDTES, from the coding sequence ATGAGCAACGGACTCGCGTTCGCGACCGTCACCCAGGCCCTCGCGCTGCTGATCGCGAACAATCTGCGGCCCGAGATCGACATCGCGGTCACGGTGGACACCCGTAGGCCTCCCACGGAGCCGCCCACCGAACCGACCATCAACATCTTCCTCTACCAGGTCACCCCGAACGCCTCCCTGCGCTCCACCGACCTGCCCACCCGGGCCTCGGACGGCACGCTGCTCAAGCGACCGGCCGCGGCGATGGATCTGCACTATCTGATCAGCGCGTACGGGGAGGAGTCCGAGCTGGTCGGGCAGCGCCTGATCGGCAGCGTGGTGCGCACCCTGCACGAGATACCGATGCTGCCGAAGGACGTGATCGAGGAGGCCGCCCGGCGCTCGTATCTGACGGGCAGCGACCTGGCCGAGTCGCTGCAGCGGGTGCGCTTCACACCGACGCAGATGGACGTGGACGAGACCTCCAAGCTCTGGGGGATGCTCTACCAGACCCCGTATGTGCTGTCGGTCTGCTACCAGGGCTCGTTGGTGCTGATCGAGGGGCGCGAGCAGCCGGTCCCGGCGAAGCCGGTGGAACGGCCCGCGGTGCGGGTGCTGCCCTTCGGGGCGCCGGGAGCGCCGGAGCCACCCACCCTGCCGGGGGCGGATCCGCAGCGGCCCGAGGAGCCCGCCCGGGCGGAGGCGGCGGCGGAGGACGAGACCGCGGCCCCCGCCAAGCCCGCCCAGAAGCGTTCCGCCGCCGCGAAGACGGCCGCTGCCAAGACGCCCGCCGCCAAGACCGCTGCTGCCAAGACGGCCAAAGCCGCCGCCACCAAGTCGGCCGCGAGCAAGACCACCAAGACCGCCGCCGCCAAGTCGGCCGCCTCGCCCGCCCGTACGCGCAAGCCCACGCCCCGGCGCCCCGGCGGGCGCTCCGAGGACACGGAGAGCTGA
- a CDS encoding phage tail protein — translation MAEFQVNAHRFDPYKNFKFLVLWDGRTVAGISKISPLKRTTEVVKHRNGGDPSSPRKSPGRSEFEGITLERGVTHDPEFDRWANKVWQVGAGLGSEVSLADFRKDIVIQVLNEAGQVAVSHKLYRTWPSEYQVLGELDANANAVAIQSLKLECEGWERDYEVPEPEEPSFTHPA, via the coding sequence ATGGCTGAGTTCCAGGTCAACGCCCATCGCTTCGACCCGTACAAGAACTTTAAGTTTCTGGTCCTCTGGGACGGTCGTACGGTCGCGGGCATCAGCAAGATCAGTCCGCTGAAGCGCACCACCGAGGTCGTCAAGCACCGCAACGGCGGCGATCCCAGCTCGCCCCGCAAGTCCCCGGGCCGGTCCGAGTTCGAGGGGATCACCCTGGAGCGCGGCGTCACCCACGACCCCGAGTTCGACCGCTGGGCCAACAAGGTCTGGCAGGTCGGCGCGGGGCTCGGCTCCGAGGTTTCGCTCGCCGACTTCCGCAAGGACATCGTCATCCAGGTCCTCAACGAGGCGGGCCAGGTCGCCGTCTCGCACAAGCTCTACCGGACCTGGCCGAGCGAGTACCAGGTGCTCGGCGAGCTGGACGCCAACGCCAACGCGGTCGCCATCCAGAGCCTGAAGCTCGAGTGCGAGGGCTGGGAGCGGGACTACGAGGTGCCGGAGCCGGAAGAGCCCTCGTTCACCCACCCCGCGTAG
- a CDS encoding DinB family protein has protein sequence MTADSRPEPPHLGDERATLRAFLDYQRATLAMKCEGLGDEELRQRSMPPSTLTLLGLVRHMAEVERAWFRRVFEDHDAPMVWAPTIDFQAAYDVSESSRAEAFAAWEAEVETSRRIEREAESLDLVGYQPRWEEEVSLRMVLVHVLLEYGRHNGHADFLREGVDGVVGA, from the coding sequence ATGACCGCCGACAGCCGCCCAGAGCCGCCCCACCTCGGCGACGAGCGCGCGACCCTGCGCGCCTTCCTCGACTACCAGCGGGCGACGCTCGCCATGAAGTGCGAGGGGCTCGGCGACGAGGAGTTGCGGCAGCGGTCGATGCCACCCTCGACGCTGACGCTGCTGGGCCTGGTGCGGCACATGGCCGAGGTGGAACGGGCATGGTTCCGGCGGGTGTTCGAGGACCACGACGCGCCGATGGTCTGGGCGCCGACGATCGACTTCCAGGCGGCGTACGACGTGAGCGAGTCGTCCAGGGCCGAGGCGTTCGCGGCCTGGGAGGCGGAGGTCGAGACCTCCCGCCGGATCGAGCGGGAGGCGGAATCGCTCGATCTGGTGGGCTATCAGCCGCGATGGGAGGAGGAGGTGTCGCTGCGGATGGTGCTGGTGCATGTGCTGCTGGAGTACGGCCGCCACAACGGGCACGCGGACTTCCTGCGCGAGGGTGTGGACGGGGTCGTGGGGGCCTGA